The DNA sequence GTGGTAGAATGCGGTAGCTAAGGCAAGGGAGGTAACCCGCAGTGCCGGCTAATCCTTTTGTCGGCGTGTTTCTTCACGCTATCGGCGGCTTCGCCGCGGGAAGCTTCTACATCCCGTTCAAGAAGGTGCGGAAGTGGGCGTGGGAGAGCTACTGGCTCGTCGGCGGCTTCTTCGCCTGGATCGTCGCGCCCTGGGTCGTATCGCTCATAGTCTGTCCGGACGTCATGAGCGTCCTCTCCGATGCCCCCGCTAACAGCCTCTTCTGGGCATTCACGTTCGGCGTGCTCTGGGGGATCGGCGGCCTGACCTTCGGGCTCTCGATGCGCTACCTCGGAATGTCGCTCGGGTACGCGCTCGCCCTGGGGTTCTGCGCGGCCTTCGGGACGATCATCCCGCCGATATTCAACGGGGAGTTTGGCGACCTGGCATCCAGGCTCTCCGGGCAGACGATACTCCTCGGGGTGCTGGTCTGCCTGGCTGGCATCACGATCTGCGGTAAGGCCGGCGTCAGGAAGGAGAGCGAACTCACCGCCGATCAGAAACAGGCGGCGATCAGTGAGTTCAGCTTCAGGAAAGGGGTCTGGATCGCCATCTTCGCGGGCGTTATGAGTGCCTGCATGGCCTTTGCTCTCCAGGCGGGCAAGCCGATTGCCGAACTCGCAGTGACGCATGGAACGGCCGACATCTGGAAGAACTCTCCCGTATTCATCGTGGTCTTTGCCGGTGGGTTCATGACCAACTTCGTCTGGTGCGCGATCCTCAACTGCCGCAATCGCACGGCGGTCAACTACGTCAGGGGCGACGGCGCATCGCTCGCATCGAACTACATCTTTTCGGCCCTGGCGGGGATCACGTGGTACTGCCAGTTCATGTTCTATGGCATGGGCACGACGCGCATGGGGAAGTACGACTTCTCGAGTTGGACGATCCACATGGCGTTCATCATCGTCTTCAGCAACATGTGGGCGCTGATCTTCCGTGAATGGAAGGGAACGAGCCGCCGGACGCACAACATCGTCTTCGCGGGTATCATCGTGCTGATCGCGTCTACCATCGTGGTAGGATTCGGGAACTACCTGGGAGCCCTGAAGAGGTAGACTCAGGTACCGATGGATGGAGGGCAGGAATGGTTGAGGGAGCGACGAATGAACTGGCGCGGATAATGTCGGCGGCCGTGCGGAACGCGATCGCCATACCCGCGTTCAACATACCCTACCTGCCGATGCTCGAGCCGGTCGCTGCGTCACTCTTGGAGCACGATGCATTCGCGCTCATCGAGGTCGCGCGTCTCGAGTTCACGAAGTTCGAGGCGAAGAGCCCGGCCGCGGTCGCGGAGGAGTTCGGACGTCACGCCGACAGCCGCGTGACGCGCCTGCACCTCGACCATGTGCCGGTGATTGACGAAGACGGCATGAGGGTAGACTGGAAGATGGTCATCTCTGAAGCGCTGGAACTCGGCTACGACTCCGTCATGATTGATGGATCGCGCCTCGCGCTCGAGGAGAATATCGCTGTCACGGCGGAAGTCGTAGGGATGGCCCATGCCGCCGGCGCGCTCGCGGAGGCAGAACTCGGATCGGTGCTCGGCCACGAGTCCGGTCCGATGCCGCCTTACGAGGAGCTCTTCGCGCGGAGGGCGGGTTTCACCCGTGTAGACGAAGCGCGGAGGTTCGTCGAGGAGACCGGCGTTGACTGGCTCTCGGTTTCGGTCGGTTCCGTCCACGGCGCGATCAGTCCGGCAGCAAAGAACCAGGACAAGGTGTGCGCGCGCCTCGACATCGAGCATCTGCGCAGAATCCACGATGTCACGGGTATTCCGCTCGTTCTGCACGGCGGTTCGGGCATTCAGCACTCGTACATCGAGAAGGCGATTCGCAGCGGCATCGCGAAGATCAATATCGGGACGGACATCCGCCAACCCTATGAAAGGACGCTTGCCGAGACGGGTCGCTTCACCGATGCACAGGCGGCCGTCGCCGACAAGATCAAGTTCTTGATATGCGATGTCTACCGCATCGAAGGTTCGGCATCGCAACTACATGCACTGAAAGGAAGTGTCTGACATGGCAGATTCACGAAAGTCGAGATTCGCTCTGTTCTTCGGCAACAGGGGTTTCTTCCCGGGTTCACTCATGGAGTCAGCGAGGGCCGAGGTTGATCAGCGGCTGAAGTCTTTGGGGCATGACACGCTCATGCTCGACGCGGGTGCTACCCGTTTCGGCGCGGTCGAGACTCCGGCGGAGGGCGAGATCTACGCGAACTTCCTCAAGGCGAATCAGGGGAAGTACGACGGCGTCATTCTCTCCCTGCCGAACTTCGGCGACGAGACCGGCGCGGTCGCCGCTCTCAGGGATGCGGGCGTGCCTATACTCGTCCAGGCCTACCCTGACGACCTCGACAAGATGGCCCCTGCCACTCGGCGCGACTCGTTCTGCGGCAAGATGTCGGTCTGCGACGTCTTCTACCAGAGCGGGGTGCAATACACCATCCTCCCGCCGCATACGGTAGCGCCTCAGAGCCCCGACTTCGCTGACAACGTTGACTACTTCGACAGGGTCTGTCGCATAGTGAGCGCCCTGAAGCGCATGAGGGTCGGAGCAATCGGCGCGCGAACCAGCGCATTCAAGACCGTGCGCATTGACGAGCTTGCGCTCGAGCGTCACGGCATCACGATGGAGACCTTCGATCTGTCGGATGTCTTCAACCGCTTGAAAGACGTGTCGCCGGACGGCGCGCCGTTCAAGGACAAGAAGAACAGGCTGAGCGGCTACTCCAACTTCTCGCAGATTCCGGATGGCGCCTTTGACACGATAGTGAAGATGGGCGTCGTGCTGGACAGCATCGTGGAGGAGAGCAAGCTCGACGCCGTCGCCGTCCGGTGCTGGGTCGAGATGCAGCAGGTGCTCGGAATCTCCCCGTGCGTGCTCCTCAGCGAGATGAACGACAGGCTGATCAACGCCGCGTGCGAGGTTGATATCGGCAACGCGGTCTCGATGTATGCGCTCAGCAAGGCGTCGGGCAACGTCGCGGCGTGTCTCGACTGGAACAACAACTACGAGGACGACGAGGACAAGTGCATCCTCTTCCACTGCGGCCCGGTCCCTCAGTCCATGATGACCGCCAAGGGCAACGTGACCGATCACGGCATTCTGATGAACTCCGTCGGGGAGGGCTGCGGATACGGCTGCAACGTCGGGCGGATCAAGCCGCAGTCGTTCACGTTCGCGAGCATGATGACGGAGGATGGGGAACTCAAGTTCTACGTCGGCGACGGCGAGTTCACTGATGATCCGATCCCCGCCGACTTCTTCGGATGCGCGGGTGTCGCCGAGATTGACGACCTTCAGGACGTACTGCTGTACGTCGCGCAGAACGGCCACAGGCATCACGTCAGCGTGACGCCGGGTGTCGTGACCGACCCGATGGTCGAGGCTCTCGAGTACTACCTGGGCTACGATGTCGCCGTCCCTCAGGACATGTAGCGCCGTATGATTACACCGCGTGAACGCCTGATCACGGCGCTGAACCATCAGGAGCCGGACCGAGTGCCGATTGACCTGGGCGGCAACCAGACCGGCATCCACAAGTTCGCGTATCAGAAGCTGCTCGACCACCTCGGCCTCCGGGAGGAGATCGAGATCATGGACCTCGTCCAGCAGCTTGCGAAGCCCTCCGAGGCTGTTCTGGAGCGGCTCCATGTGGACACGCGGTACGTATTCGCGGGCGGCGCGAAGAGCTTCAATGCCGAGGTCGTCAAGCGCGAGCGTGACGGGCGCAGCTGGAGCGACTTCACCGACGAGTTCGGCGTCACGTGGTCGATGCCGGATGACTTCCCGTATTACTTCGACATCTCCCACCATCCGCTTGCGGGCATGTCGCTGAGCGAGATCGAGGAGTATCCATTCCCCAAGGGCGACGACCCCACGCGGTTCGAGGGCCTGAGGGAGCGCGCGCTCGCATTGAAGCGTGATACCCCCTATGCCGTCATCAGCGGCATCTCCGGAGTCGTTTACGAGATCTGCTGGTACATGCGCGGGCTCGAAAGCCTGTTCATGGATATGCTCGATCACCCGGCGATCCTCGAGGCGATCATCGACCGCACGCTGAAGTTCTGGCTCGACTGGTTCCGCGTCTTCCTCGATGAGGTCGGCGACGTGGTGGACGTGATCATGATCGGCGACGACCTGGCCGCGCAGACCGGCCCTCTCTTCCCGCCGAGGATCTACCGCTCGATCGTGAAGCCGCGTCACAAGATGCTCGTCCAGTACATCAAGTCCCGCACGAGCGCGAAGATCTGGTATCACTCCTGCGGCTCGGTGGTGGAGTACATCCCCGACCTGCTCGACAACGGCATTGATATCCTGAACCCGGTGCAGATCAGCGCCGAGAACATGTCCCCCGCCGATCTGAAGTCGCGGTTCGGCGACCGGCTGACCTTCTGGGGCGGCGGGATAGATGCGCAGAGGATACTTCCGCACGCCTCGCCGGAGGTCATTCGCGAGGAGGTCCGACGGAACGTCCAGGCGTTCAAGCCCGGCGGCGGATACGTCTTCAACAACGTGCACAACATCCAGGCCGACATCCCGCCGGAGAGCACCCTCGCGCTCTTCGACGCGGCATACGAGTTTGGGGAGTATTGAGTTGTAGGGGCGAAGCATTGGTCTTTGATGACGAAAGTGCTTCGATCGGTAGCCGATGCTTCGCCCCTACCCGACAGGCCATCTGAGGAGGAACGGACATTGCGCAATCACATGCTGGTTCTGCTGGCGGTTCTCATGGCATTCGGCTGCTCGGCCTCATTCGCGCAACTCTCGCAGGTCGATGTCAGGGATTACGGCGCTAAGGGCGATGCCGTAACAGACGACACAAAGGCTTTCACCGACGCGATGGCCGCCGTCGCCGAGAAGGGCGGAACGGTCTCGGTCCCGGTCGGCAACTATCTCATCAAGACGCACCTCAGCATTCCCTCGAAGGTCACGCTGGAGGGCATATGGAGTATCCCGACCGCTTGGACTCAGAATCAGGGGAGCACTCTGCTCGCGGTGGAGGGAGCGGGATCTGAGAACGGACCGGCGTTCATCACCCTCGGCCCCAACTCGACCATGAAGGGTCTCACGGTCTTCTATCCCGACCAGAAGCCGGACGACATCACACCGTACCCCTGGTGCGTCGCCTGCGCGGGCGGTGACAACTCCTCGATCATCGACTGCCTCCTCGTGAATCCCTATCAGGGCGTTGACTTCGGCTCGAAGGCGTCCGGGCGGCACTACATCCGCAACCTCTACGGTCAACCATTGAGGCGCGGCATCTTTGTTGATAAGTGCTATGACGTCGGCCGGATCGAGAACGTCCACTTCTGGCCGTTCTGGAAGTGGGACGAGCAATCGGGCATCCGCGACTGGCTCTGGAAGAACGGCGAGGCGATGATCTTCGCCCGGACCGACTGGGAGTACGTCTTCAACTTCTTCTGCTTCGGCTACGGGATCGGTATGCGTTTCATCGCGGGGAAAGACGGCCCGACGAACGGCAACTTCCTCGGCTGCGGAGTTGACGCGGCGAACATCGCGGTGCTCGTCGAGCAGACCCAGGCGCCCGGGCTTCTCTTCACCAACGGGGAGTTCGTGAGTTTCGCAGGTGACAACCCGTGCGAGGTCGTGGTCAGAGGCTCCCACACCGGGGTCGTGCAGTTCTCGAACTGCTCCTACTGGGGCACTTCCGACCAGATAGCTCGAATCGCGGGTACGGGGCAGGTTACGTTCAACGCGTGCAACTTCCTCGGCTGGAATCGGAAGGACAACAAGACTGCGGCGATTGAGCTGTTTGGCGGCGATCTGATCGTGAACGCGTGCAACTTCCGCGGCCCCGGCCCTCAGGTCGCCCTCAGGGGCAGTGCGAAGTCCGCCATCGTCACCGGCAACCGGATGGGCGGGCCTCAGGCTATCACCAACCCGGTGAACGCGCAACTCGAGGCGGGCTTCAACGTCTTCGAGAAGGACCCCGACCGCCCGCGTGAGGAGAAGGGTGCCATCGTCGTGGACGATACCGATCCCGGGGTGAAGTTCACCGGCGAGTGGCTCATCGCGAAGAACGGCGGCGATGTGCCGGTCGGCTACTACCTCGGCGCTCGATGGGCCTGGAAGGGCACAGGCGACTCCGTTGCGGTCTTCGCGCCGGACGTACGGGCTCCCGGAAGGTACGAGGTCTACGCCTGGTTCGGTTCCGACGCAGCGGGCGACCATGCTACCAGCGCACCTGTGACGGTGCAGTCCGGCGGCGAGAAGCTTACGATGCTCCTGAACCTTCGGAAGATGAAGGGCGAGTGGGTGAAACTCGGCACCTATCGCTTCGAGGCCGGCAGGAAGGGTACGATCACGTTCAGCAATGCCGCCGACGGGAACGTCCTCGCCGACGCGGTGAAACTCGTGCCGTCCGGTTAGTCCACGCGGGCGGACTCTGAGCCTCTGCTGACACGAATCCATCCGCCTGGTGGTTGCGGCCGGAGATGTGAACATGGATATCGAAGATCTCTACCAGGAACGACTCGCGAGATACACCACCACGATGCGTAACGGGAAGCCGGATAAGGTCCCGATCCGGCCCTTCGTCGCCGAGTTCACCGCCAAGTACGCCGGATTCACCTGCCAGGAGGTCACGCACGACTTCAACAAGGCTTTCGCCGCCGCCCGCAGATGCGCCGCCGATTTCGACTGGGATGCCGTCGTTGGCAACATGGTGTACGTCTGGACGGGCCTGACCCAGGCGCTGGGCCTGAGGTATTACGCCGTTCCGGGGGTTGACATCCCGCCGAACACCGGCTTCCAGTACCGCGAGCCGGACGAGGAGCGTGCCTTCATGAAGGCGGACGAGTACGACGCCCTGATAGATGATCCGACGGCGTTTCTGTACAATGTGTGGCTTCCCAGGGTGTCGTCGGACGTGTCAGACAGGTCGGACGAGTCGGACAGATACCGGAGCAACCTAGCTCTCGTCAAGGGCGCGATGGCCATGCTCCAGTACTTCAGCGCGTTCGGGCCGCAGGGTCAGGCCCTCCGGGAGGAGTCCGGCACGGTCGGAGCGATCGCGGGCATCCTCAAGGCGCCGTTCGACATCCTGGCGGACAAGCTGCGCGGCTACATCGGGCTTACCATGGATATGATGACCCAGCCGGACAAGGTGCTCAAGGCCTGCGAAGCGCTCATGCCGCATCTGTACCACCAGGCGCTGATCACCTCCGACCCCAGCGGCCAAGTGCCTGTAGGTCTCTGGATGCACCGCGGATGCGTGCCGTTCGTCTCGAAGGGTCAGTTCGAATCGCACTACTGGCCGACCCTGAAGCCGATCGTCGAGGAGCTCTGGGCGAACGGGCGTCAGACGCTCTTCTACGCGGAAGGCGACTGGGGGCATCACCTGGAGTCGTTCGCCGAGCTTCCCGACGCGAGCATCGTGTACCATGTGGACCGAGGCGACATCTCTGATGTCCACCACCGGCTCGGGCACAAGTTCTGTCTGAGCGGAGGGATCCCCAACTTCCTGCTCGCATACGGCACGCCCAACGAGGTCCGGGACTGTGCGAAGAGAGTGATTGATGGCGTCGCGCGGGACGGCGGCTACATCATGGACGCGAGCGCGATCATGCAGAACGACACCTCCGTCGAGAACCTCCGCGCGCTGACCGACTTCACCAGGGAATACGGCGTCTACTCCGCTGGCCATGCGTCCCATCAGTCCCACGGGTCCCATTCGTCCTGTCCCCTCTCCCAGGGCAGAGTGCCAGCCGGTGTCTGCATCCCGTGGGAGGAGAAGCGCCGGGAGCTTCCGGCGGAGATGCCCGGCGACGAGGAACTCGCGCGGCGCATCTGGGAAGAAGTGGACGGCCTCGGCAACATGTTCATCTGGCAAGTGCTGGAGTCGTTCTGAGTTCGGTGTTGATGGTTGAGGGTTGAGCGAATGATGAGCAGACACGCGGTTTTCGCACTCATACTGATCCTGGCGGCGGGTCGGGCGGTCGGGCAGGCGAAGGTCAACCGGTTCATGATCGAACGGGTCGCTTCCGGCAAGGCGCAGATCGCCGTCGCGTCGTGGTGGGGGTTCGATTCGGAGGACTCCACCGAGGCCTTACAGACGGCGATTGACTCGGGCGCAAGAAAGGTGATCGTGGACGACGTCCGCAAGCCCTGGATCGTCCGGCCGATCACCCTTAGGAGCGACCAGGAGATCATCTTCCGCAGGGGCGTTGAGGTAGTCGCAAAACGGGGCGAGTTCAAGGGCGCGACCGATGCTCTCTTTCGCGCCGACAACGAGAGCAACATCACGCTTAACGGCTATGGCGCCGTCCTGCGGATGCACCGCGCCGACTACGCGGCTCCACCGTACGAAGATGCCGAATGGCGGCACGTGCTGAGCCTCAAGAGCTGTTCTAACGTGAGGGTTTACGGTCTTGCGCTGGTGGACGGCGGCGGCGACGGAATCTACCTTGGCGTGGCCACTCGCGGTGTCACCAACTCGAATGTCCACATCAGGGATGTCGTCTGCGATCGGAACTACCGGCAGGGGATCAGCGTGATCAGCGCCGACAGATTGCTCATCGAGAATACCGTCATGCGGGACACGGGCGGGACGCCCCCCCAGGCCGGCATTGACTTCGAACCGAACCGTCCGGACGAACGCCTGTCGAACATCGTGATGCGAAACTGCACCGCGGAGTTCAACCGGGGTGACGGCCACGAGTTTTACTTCATGCATCTCGACGCGTCTTCCGCGCCGGTTTCCATGCGGTTCGAGAACTGCAGGTCGCTTGGCGACGGTCAACAGGCTGTGCGGATCGTGACGGGCAACACTCCCGCATCGGCCGTGAAGGGAAGAATCGAGTTCGCGGACTGCGCGTTCGCCGACAGCGTGAACGGCGGCATTCTGATCTCGAACTTGCCCGTCGGGGGCTGCAGGGTCGTCTTCTCCCGATGCGCGCTCGCAAACCCCGCCGTCGAGAAACCGACGGTTGCGCCCATACTCTTCCAGAGCCGCCAGGATGCGAGTGAGCCGATCGGCGGCGTCGAGTTCGACAACCTTCTGCTCAGCGACCCCGTACTGCGCAACCCGATCGGTTACGCTGACGGGGGAGGCGGCATTCCCGTGCGGGCCGTGACCGGCGTCATCAACCTCCAGCGCGGCGGCAAGCGGCAGACTATCGAGCTCACGCCTGAGAAGCTGATCGAGTGGATTCCTGCCTCCGCCATCAAGCAGATTCCGCGTCTGAGCCTCGAAGGCCTGTCCCTGAAGCCGCAAATACTCGACGCCGACCCGGACGCGTATGCCTTCGGTTTCGCGCGGATGAGGCGTGAGGGCCGCCTCGTGCTCTATGCCAGAGAAGGCGACGCCGTAAGCATCAGACTTGCGCATGATGCGGTCGGCAAACTGGCCGGCAGCGCCATACAGGTCCGTATCACCGATCCTTCCAGCGTCTCGATCGATGCTCCCGCCGTCCCTTTCCGGGGCGAGTGTGAGGTTTCGTTCACAGCGCCGGAGACCGGCGTCTACAGAGTAGTCGCCGATCCGGGCGGGAACTCCGTTCGGGTCGTCGCCAGTTCGCATCCAGTCAACATCGTTGGCGAGGGCCGACCGGTTCGCCTGATATACTCTGCGGGCGACTACTTCTTTCGGGTGCCGGCGGGCGTCCGGGAGTTCGGTGTCCGCGTCTGCGGCGAAGGGACCGGTGAGGCGATCCGGGCAGTGCTCATCAACCCCGACGGTCGGGTCGTGCAGGAAGTGGACAACGCCGTCCAGACGCACCAGTTCGAAGTGGCGCTCCCGGCCGCGAGCAGAGGCGAGATCTGGATGCTCCGCCTTGCGAAGCCATCCGCGATGGCGTGGGAAGACCACTCGATTGACCTGCGCGGCATCCCGCCCCTGCTCGCGCCTTCCCCGGAGGCTCTGCTTGTCAACAAATGAGATGGAGGAACAAGAAGCATGAGGACAATCAGGTACGCTTTGGTTATCTTGTTCGCACTGGCCGTGATGCTGGCTTCGGGATGCTCCAGGCAGTCTCCCCCGCAGTCCTCGGGCAAGCCGAAGATAGCCCTCGTGATGAAATCGCTCGCCAACGAGTTCTTCAAGACGATGGCCGATGGGGCTCAGGCGCACCAGAAGGCCCACGCGTCGAAGTACGATCTGATCGTCAATGGCATAAAGGACGAACTGGACGTCAACAAGCAGGTCGAACTAGTGGAGCAGATGATCGCCCAGGGAGTCGATGCCGTCATCATCGCGCCTGCCGATTCCAAGGCGTTGGTTGCCGTCTGCAAGAAGGCGTCCGACTCCGGGATCATCGTCGTGAACATTGACAACAAGTTCGACTCGGATGCCCTCAAGGAAGCGGGACTCACCGCGCCGTTCGTGGGCCCGGACAACCGCAAGGGCGCAGAGCTCGTCGGCGATGAGCTGGCGAAGCACCTCAAGGCGGGCGACAAGGTCGCGATCCTGGAGGGCGCGCCGAATGCGTTCAACGGCGAGCAGCGAAAGCTCGGCTTCGAGGATGCGATGAAGGCTGCAGAGATCGAGATCGCGGCGTCACAGAGCGGCTACTGGGAAACTGATAGAGCCAACCGGATCGCCCGCGACATCATCACCGCCAACCCCGAGGTCAAGGC is a window from the Armatimonadota bacterium genome containing:
- a CDS encoding right-handed parallel beta-helix repeat-containing protein produces the protein MMSRHAVFALILILAAGRAVGQAKVNRFMIERVASGKAQIAVASWWGFDSEDSTEALQTAIDSGARKVIVDDVRKPWIVRPITLRSDQEIIFRRGVEVVAKRGEFKGATDALFRADNESNITLNGYGAVLRMHRADYAAPPYEDAEWRHVLSLKSCSNVRVYGLALVDGGGDGIYLGVATRGVTNSNVHIRDVVCDRNYRQGISVISADRLLIENTVMRDTGGTPPQAGIDFEPNRPDERLSNIVMRNCTAEFNRGDGHEFYFMHLDASSAPVSMRFENCRSLGDGQQAVRIVTGNTPASAVKGRIEFADCAFADSVNGGILISNLPVGGCRVVFSRCALANPAVEKPTVAPILFQSRQDASEPIGGVEFDNLLLSDPVLRNPIGYADGGGGIPVRAVTGVINLQRGGKRQTIELTPEKLIEWIPASAIKQIPRLSLEGLSLKPQILDADPDAYAFGFARMRREGRLVLYAREGDAVSIRLAHDAVGKLAGSAIQVRITDPSSVSIDAPAVPFRGECEVSFTAPETGVYRVVADPGGNSVRVVASSHPVNIVGEGRPVRLIYSAGDYFFRVPAGVREFGVRVCGEGTGEAIRAVLINPDGRVVQEVDNAVQTHQFEVALPAASRGEIWMLRLAKPSAMAWEDHSIDLRGIPPLLAPSPEALLVNK
- a CDS encoding sugar ABC transporter substrate-binding protein, coding for MRTIRYALVILFALAVMLASGCSRQSPPQSSGKPKIALVMKSLANEFFKTMADGAQAHQKAHASKYDLIVNGIKDELDVNKQVELVEQMIAQGVDAVIIAPADSKALVAVCKKASDSGIIVVNIDNKFDSDALKEAGLTAPFVGPDNRKGAELVGDELAKHLKAGDKVAILEGAPNAFNGEQRKLGFEDAMKAAEIEIAASQSGYWETDRANRIARDIITANPEVKALLCANDSMAIGAVKAVEESGKSGKILVVGYDNISAVQQLLKEGKILATADQHADQLAVFGIEYALEMIDRKAAPRDKETPVDLVSAESLK
- the rhaT gene encoding L-rhamnose/proton symporter RhaT, which produces MPANPFVGVFLHAIGGFAAGSFYIPFKKVRKWAWESYWLVGGFFAWIVAPWVVSLIVCPDVMSVLSDAPANSLFWAFTFGVLWGIGGLTFGLSMRYLGMSLGYALALGFCAAFGTIIPPIFNGEFGDLASRLSGQTILLGVLVCLAGITICGKAGVRKESELTADQKQAAISEFSFRKGVWIAIFAGVMSACMAFALQAGKPIAELAVTHGTADIWKNSPVFIVVFAGGFMTNFVWCAILNCRNRTAVNYVRGDGASLASNYIFSALAGITWYCQFMFYGMGTTRMGKYDFSSWTIHMAFIIVFSNMWALIFREWKGTSRRTHNIVFAGIIVLIASTIVVGFGNYLGALKR
- a CDS encoding class II fructose-bisphosphate aldolase, which gives rise to MVEGATNELARIMSAAVRNAIAIPAFNIPYLPMLEPVAASLLEHDAFALIEVARLEFTKFEAKSPAAVAEEFGRHADSRVTRLHLDHVPVIDEDGMRVDWKMVISEALELGYDSVMIDGSRLALEENIAVTAEVVGMAHAAGALAEAELGSVLGHESGPMPPYEELFARRAGFTRVDEARRFVEETGVDWLSVSVGSVHGAISPAAKNQDKVCARLDIEHLRRIHDVTGIPLVLHGGSGIQHSYIEKAIRSGIAKINIGTDIRQPYERTLAETGRFTDAQAAVADKIKFLICDVYRIEGSASQLHALKGSV